One cyanobiont of Ornithocercus magnificus DNA segment encodes these proteins:
- a CDS encoding adenosylhomocysteinase codes for MAAEPTVATDLQVVQNFAIADISQAEFGRKELAIAETEMPGLMTLREKYAAEQPLKGARIAGSLHMTVQTGVLIETLVALGADVRWASCNIFSTQDHAAAAIAARGIPIFAAKGETLDEYWAYTHRIFEWGDGGSPNMILDDGGDATGLIMLGSKAERDISVLDSPSNEEEAALFTSIRTRLGRDPNFYSRTKNAIQGVTEETTTGVARLYQMQRANELPFPAINVNDSVTKSKFDNLYGCRESLVDGIKRATDVMVAGKVALVMGYGDVGKGSAQSLRGLGATVMVSEIDPICALQAAMEGYRVVCLDDVVQDIDIFVTATGNYKVVRYEHLLRMKNEAIVCNIGHFDNEIDVASLRQYKWENIKPQVDHITLPSGNQIILLAEGRLVNLGCATGHPSFVMSSSFTNQVLAQIELFTKGNQYTNQVHVLPKYLDEMVARLHLERIGVKLTKLSQDQANYIGVSIAGPYKPDHYRY; via the coding sequence ATGGCGGCAGAACCCACAGTGGCGACTGATCTTCAAGTCGTACAGAACTTCGCCATCGCAGACATTAGCCAAGCTGAGTTTGGCCGTAAGGAGTTGGCTATTGCTGAGACAGAGATGCCCGGACTAATGACCCTCCGTGAGAAGTACGCTGCCGAGCAGCCGCTTAAAGGAGCACGCATAGCAGGTTCACTACACATGACAGTCCAAACTGGCGTTTTGATTGAGACGCTAGTAGCACTCGGCGCTGATGTGCGTTGGGCATCTTGTAATATCTTCTCCACGCAAGATCATGCCGCTGCCGCTATTGCAGCTAGAGGCATACCAATCTTTGCTGCTAAGGGAGAAACACTTGATGAATACTGGGCCTACACTCACCGCATCTTTGAGTGGGGTGATGGCGGCTCACCAAACATGATTCTCGACGATGGTGGTGATGCTACTGGGCTAATAATGTTAGGCAGCAAAGCTGAGCGAGATATCTCTGTGCTTGATAGTCCCTCTAATGAAGAAGAGGCCGCACTCTTCACTTCAATCAGAACAAGGCTAGGCAGAGATCCTAATTTTTATTCCCGTACTAAGAATGCCATACAGGGTGTCACTGAAGAAACCACCACTGGTGTAGCCCGCCTCTACCAAATGCAGAGGGCTAATGAGCTGCCCTTTCCAGCTATTAATGTGAACGACTCAGTTACCAAGAGCAAATTCGACAACCTTTATGGCTGCCGCGAGTCTCTAGTAGATGGGATTAAACGCGCTACCGATGTTATGGTAGCTGGCAAAGTCGCACTAGTAATGGGCTATGGTGATGTAGGGAAAGGCTCAGCACAATCTCTCCGTGGCTTGGGAGCCACAGTGATGGTGTCTGAAATAGATCCAATCTGCGCACTGCAAGCAGCTATGGAAGGGTACAGGGTTGTATGCCTAGACGATGTTGTGCAGGATATAGACATATTTGTAACTGCTACTGGCAATTACAAAGTAGTCCGCTACGAACACTTATTGCGGATGAAGAATGAAGCGATTGTCTGTAACATAGGTCACTTTGATAATGAGATTGATGTTGCCTCATTAAGACAATATAAGTGGGAGAACATCAAACCTCAGGTTGACCACATCACCTTACCTAGCGGCAACCAGATTATTCTGCTTGCTGAGGGACGTTTGGTAAACTTGGGCTGTGCAACAGGCCATCCCAGTTTTGTGATGAGTAGTTCATTTACCAACCAGGTGCTAGCACAGATTGAATTGTTCACGAAAGGCAACCAGTACACCAATCAGGTCCATGTGCTGCCTAAGTACCTTGACGAGATGGTTGCTCGACTACATTTAGAAAGGATTGGCGTGAAGCTCACTAAGCTAAGCCAGGACCAAGCTAATTAT
- a CDS encoding tRNA (adenosine(37)-N6)-threonylcarbamoyltransferase complex ATPase subunit type 1 TsaE, with the protein MDKSLRRDTKALSPCVSQSTDEGWVLDDLASTYALGRELAHRLTAPDLLLLQGPLGVGKTSLVQGLARALGIMEPITSPTFALAQHYSQGKPPLVHLDLYRLDHQPAADDLLLQEEEEARSINALVVVEWPERLSLALGLGDAWHLQLTYHPSGGRLAQLHMPDASRKFLT; encoded by the coding sequence GTGGACAAAAGTCTTCGCAGAGACACCAAGGCTTTGAGCCCGTGTGTATCGCAATCTACAGATGAAGGATGGGTCCTCGATGATTTAGCCTCCACCTACGCTTTGGGCCGAGAGCTTGCGCATAGGCTAACAGCACCAGACTTGCTATTACTGCAAGGCCCACTTGGTGTTGGCAAGACTTCCTTGGTACAAGGCTTGGCAAGAGCTCTAGGAATCATGGAGCCGATAACAAGCCCAACGTTCGCACTAGCACAGCACTACTCACAGGGCAAGCCACCGTTAGTACACCTTGATTTGTACCGCTTGGACCATCAACCAGCCGCAGACGATCTACTTCTGCAGGAAGAGGAAGAGGCTCGATCTATCAATGCACTAGTAGTGGTGGAGTGGCCTGAAAGATTATCTTTAGCCTTAGGTCTTGGCGACGCTTGGCATCTGCAACTCACATATCATCCTAGTGGTGGGCGGCTAGCACAACTACATATGCCGGACGCGTCTAGGAAATTCCTAACGTGA